A window of Microcystis aeruginosa FD4 contains these coding sequences:
- a CDS encoding DUF29 domain-containing protein, protein MTIKDLYEQDYPAWLEETAKQLRQRQTDVLDWEHLREEIEALGNEQRHKVDSYLLQLLIHLLLYQYWPGERERCAKGWQDEIGNFRVELELLLESKTLYNYFLTRIAVIYPKAVKRVRQKSELPAAIFAESCPYSPEQILDSDFLP, encoded by the coding sequence ATGACAATTAAAGACTTATACGAACAAGATTATCCTGCTTGGTTAGAAGAAACGGCCAAACAACTGCGACAAAGACAGACAGATGTATTAGATTGGGAACATCTCAGGGAAGAAATCGAAGCTTTGGGGAATGAACAGAGACATAAAGTAGATAGTTATCTCCTGCAATTACTCATTCATCTGCTTCTCTACCAATACTGGCCGGGGGAACGAGAAAGATGTGCGAAGGGATGGCAGGACGAAATCGGTAACTTTCGGGTGGAATTAGAACTTTTATTGGAGTCAAAAACCCTTTATAACTATTTTTTAACCAGAATTGCGGTTATTTACCCCAAAGCAGTGAAGCGAGTCCGACAAAAAAGCGAATTGCCGGCCGCTATCTTTGCCGAAAGCTGCCCCTATAGTCCCGAACAAATCCTCGATTCCGATTTTCTCCCCTGA
- a CDS encoding metal ABC transporter ATP-binding protein produces the protein MSTIITISNLWAGYEQEPILEDINLTIQELDFLGIIGPNGGGKTTLLKVLLGLIKPWRGEVSILGQSVQKGRELVGYVPQFVECDRSFPITVGEVVKMGRLSSKKLWQGYSKKDEVRVDKALDSVGMLALKKRSIAELSGGQRQRVYIARALAVEPRLLILDEPTASVDPQMRASIFSLLQELNEWMTILIISHDLGTLSTYVKSIGCLNRRLYYHGQKSLTAAMLEQVYC, from the coding sequence ATGTCAACGATCATTACCATTAGTAATCTCTGGGCCGGCTACGAACAGGAACCCATCCTCGAAGATATTAATTTAACCATTCAAGAACTGGATTTTCTGGGAATTATCGGCCCGAATGGAGGAGGAAAAACTACCCTCCTAAAGGTTTTACTGGGATTAATTAAACCTTGGCGCGGAGAAGTCAGTATTTTGGGGCAAAGTGTCCAAAAAGGTCGGGAATTAGTCGGTTATGTGCCGCAGTTTGTCGAATGCGATCGCTCATTTCCCATCACTGTGGGTGAGGTGGTGAAAATGGGGAGATTGAGCAGCAAAAAACTCTGGCAAGGCTATAGTAAAAAAGATGAGGTAAGGGTAGATAAAGCTTTAGATAGTGTGGGAATGTTAGCGTTGAAAAAAAGGTCGATTGCTGAACTTTCGGGAGGACAGCGCCAACGAGTTTATATCGCTCGCGCTTTAGCAGTAGAACCCCGTCTCTTGATTTTAGATGAACCCACTGCCAGTGTCGATCCCCAGATGCGTGCTAGTATTTTTTCCCTGTTGCAAGAATTGAATGAGTGGATGACTATTTTAATTATTTCCCATGATCTGGGAACCCTATCTACCTATGTTAAATCGATCGGTTGTCTCAATCGTCGTCTCTATTATCACGGCCAAAAATCTCTCACTGCCGCTATGTTAGAACAAGTGTATTGCTAA